A single Arachidicoccus sp. BS20 DNA region contains:
- a CDS encoding ABC transporter ATP-binding protein, translated as MVDIKNLHFSYKKKKVYDSIGLTFQTGYVYGLLGKNGTGKSTLLRTVCGLLFPDKGSVNVLGFNPSERKPAFLQEVFMVPEEFYLPDVSIQKYVCCNAPFYPKFSQPEFENYLKEFEVPVDNTLQEMSYGQKKKVLIAFALACNTSLLLMDEPSNGLDILSKTQFRKVLAGAVNENKCIIISTHQVKDLETLIDFVTIVDEGKILFNHSMDEVSSKLAFKFSQDKNNVSSILYEEQTLSGSALVIPNYDDESTKVDLELLYKTVVTNPQAVRQIFNHSKIDL; from the coding sequence ATGGTTGATATAAAAAATCTGCATTTCTCTTACAAAAAGAAAAAGGTTTACGACAGTATCGGTCTTACTTTCCAGACGGGATATGTTTACGGATTGCTGGGTAAAAACGGAACGGGAAAATCAACATTGCTGCGCACCGTTTGCGGATTGCTTTTTCCTGACAAAGGTTCTGTAAATGTTTTAGGATTCAATCCATCTGAAAGAAAACCTGCGTTTTTACAAGAAGTGTTTATGGTTCCTGAAGAGTTTTACTTGCCCGATGTTTCTATTCAGAAATACGTTTGTTGCAATGCGCCGTTTTATCCGAAATTCAGTCAACCGGAATTTGAAAACTATTTGAAAGAGTTTGAAGTGCCTGTTGATAATACGTTGCAGGAAATGAGTTACGGACAAAAAAAGAAAGTGCTGATTGCTTTTGCACTGGCTTGCAATACTTCGCTCTTGCTGATGGACGAGCCGTCGAACGGATTGGATATTTTGAGTAAAACGCAATTCAGAAAAGTACTGGCGGGCGCAGTTAATGAAAACAAATGTATCATCATCAGCACGCATCAGGTAAAGGATTTAGAAACGCTGATAGATTTTGTAACAATTGTAGATGAAGGTAAAATTTTGTTCAATCATTCTATGGATGAAGTATCATCAAAGTTGGCTTTTAAATTTTCACAGGATAAAAATAATGTGTCTTCGATTTTATATGAAGAACAAACGCTTTCGGGTTCGGCATTGGTAATTCCTAATTATGACGATGAAAGCACGAAGGTGGATTTGGAACTGCTGTACAAAACTGTGGTAACCAATCCGCAGGCTGTTCGGCAAATATTTAATCACTCAAAAATTGACTTATAA
- a CDS encoding SDR family NAD(P)-dependent oxidoreductase codes for MANTILITGATSGFGKAIAERFSAEGWNCIITGRRAERLNEIAKNLSEKNNVKILPLVFDVRNREAVFENLSNLPDEWKQIDVLVNNAGLALGRENFDEANMDDWDTMIDTNVKGLLYVSKAIVPYFIENKKGHIINIGSTAAKDVYPQGNVYCATKHAVDSISQSQRIELLQHKIKVTAVHPGAAETEFSDVRFKGDKEKSKAVYEGYEALHAVDIADVIYYCATLPQHVCINDLVVTCTAQANSFFTYKG; via the coding sequence ATGGCAAACACAATACTTATCACAGGCGCAACATCAGGCTTCGGAAAAGCAATAGCAGAGCGGTTTTCAGCCGAAGGCTGGAACTGCATTATCACAGGAAGAAGAGCTGAAAGACTAAATGAGATTGCAAAAAATTTATCAGAAAAAAACAATGTAAAAATTCTTCCGCTGGTTTTTGATGTGAGAAACAGAGAAGCCGTTTTTGAAAATTTATCTAATCTGCCGGACGAATGGAAACAAATTGATGTACTAGTTAATAATGCAGGCTTGGCATTGGGAAGAGAAAATTTTGACGAAGCAAATATGGACGATTGGGACACAATGATTGATACGAATGTGAAAGGCTTGCTGTATGTGTCGAAAGCAATTGTGCCTTATTTCATAGAAAATAAAAAAGGGCATATCATCAATATTGGTTCTACTGCCGCAAAAGATGTGTATCCGCAAGGCAATGTGTATTGCGCCACTAAACACGCAGTAGATTCTATTTCACAATCACAAAGAATTGAACTGTTGCAACACAAAATAAAAGTTACAGCAGTCCATCCCGGCGCGGCGGAAACGGAGTTTTCCGATGTGCGTTTTAAGGGAGACAAAGAAAAAAGCAAAGCAGTATATGAAGGCTACGAAGCGCTTCACGCGGTCGATATAGCCGATGTGATTTATTATTGCGCCACATTACCACAGCACGTTTGTATTAATGATTTGGTAGTAACATGTACGGCGCAGGCTAATTCGTTTTTTACTTATAAGGGATGA
- a CDS encoding M1 family metallopeptidase, whose product MKKLFLPLCLLSFVFVKAQSGSDTTWKHEYRASATKINDVVNTKLAVKFDYDKSYMYGKAWITLQPHFYPTDSLTLDAKGMDIKEIAMLNGTKKTPLKYTYNDSLQLHIQLGKTFKGGEKYTVYIDYVSKPDERKTHGSAAITDDKGLYFINPKGLVKDKPIQIWTQGETESNSVWFPTIDKPDQKSTEEIAMTVPAKYVTLSNGLLVSQKKNSDGTRTDTWKQDLPIAPYLFFMGVGDYAIVKDSYEGKPVEYYVEHEYESVARRIFGHTPEMIGFYSKILGIDYPWAKYDQIVGRDYVSGAMENVTATLHQESAQQNARQLTDGNVWEDDIAHELFHHWFGDLVTCESWSNITVNESFANYSEYLWENYKYGKDAGDAENYEQMQEYLNSANSRNKNLVRYYYKDKEDVFDLVSYQKGGRILHMLRHIIGDSAFFKSLNLYLNQNKFGTGSATKLRLAFEQITGEDWNWYWNQWYFGAGNPVLDITYAYDSAAKTSTVTIEQTQKNEQIFKLPIDIDIYHGKNKIRHSVWMTQQKQSYTFNVGDKPDLINVDGDKILLAEKNDHKTLKEFINQYNLAGNYVDREEAVAYAINHLDEDGAKDFLVNTALNDKFHGIRKDVLQAVNPTVYSAADFEKIAGIAKNDPYRLVRAAAIDALTFSRDSAYKPIYLAGVYDSSYSVAGSSLQALATLDKDKAVSMAAELQKDARGRLASVVQRLTISTKSDADFDNLYDSYTSLPLGQEKVTQTFDMITYLGNLHDTEHFKRLTDAIIETRDKVVPYVPQYKDAVNKRLETILSNKKTQLNNAANKDDEQAQINYLQSRL is encoded by the coding sequence ATGAAAAAATTATTTCTTCCGTTGTGCCTGCTGTCGTTCGTTTTTGTAAAGGCACAATCCGGCAGTGATACAACATGGAAACACGAATACCGCGCAAGCGCAACAAAAATTAATGATGTGGTCAATACCAAACTTGCAGTTAAGTTTGATTATGACAAAAGTTATATGTACGGCAAAGCGTGGATTACCTTGCAGCCGCATTTTTATCCTACGGATTCTTTAACGCTCGATGCAAAAGGCATGGATATTAAAGAGATTGCTATGCTCAATGGTACGAAAAAAACGCCTTTGAAATATACGTATAATGATAGTTTGCAATTGCATATTCAATTGGGTAAAACATTTAAAGGCGGCGAAAAATATACGGTTTATATCGACTATGTTTCCAAGCCCGATGAGCGTAAAACGCACGGCAGTGCTGCCATTACAGACGATAAAGGTTTGTACTTCATCAACCCGAAAGGTTTGGTAAAAGATAAACCGATTCAAATATGGACACAGGGCGAAACAGAAAGCAACAGCGTTTGGTTTCCTACAATTGACAAGCCTGACCAGAAATCCACCGAAGAAATTGCGATGACCGTTCCTGCAAAATATGTAACGCTTTCCAATGGCTTGCTCGTTTCGCAAAAGAAAAACAGCGATGGCACACGCACCGATACATGGAAGCAGGATTTGCCTATTGCGCCTTATTTGTTTTTTATGGGTGTGGGCGATTATGCGATTGTGAAAGACAGCTACGAAGGAAAGCCCGTTGAATATTATGTAGAGCATGAGTACGAGTCGGTGGCAAGAAGAATTTTCGGGCATACGCCGGAGATGATTGGTTTCTATTCTAAAATTCTGGGCATTGATTATCCCTGGGCAAAATACGATCAAATTGTAGGACGTGATTATGTGAGCGGCGCAATGGAAAATGTAACGGCTACGCTGCATCAGGAATCTGCACAGCAAAATGCACGTCAGCTTACTGACGGCAATGTGTGGGAAGATGATATTGCGCACGAACTGTTTCATCACTGGTTTGGCGATTTGGTTACCTGTGAAAGCTGGAGCAATATTACCGTGAACGAAAGTTTTGCCAATTACAGTGAATATCTCTGGGAAAATTATAAGTACGGAAAAGATGCCGGCGATGCCGAAAATTATGAGCAAATGCAGGAGTATCTCAACTCCGCCAACAGCAGAAATAAAAACCTGGTAAGATATTATTATAAAGATAAAGAAGATGTATTCGACCTGGTAAGCTATCAGAAAGGCGGACGTATTCTCCATATGCTGCGGCATATTATTGGAGATTCTGCATTCTTCAAATCATTGAATCTTTATCTGAATCAAAATAAATTCGGTACAGGCTCTGCTACCAAATTGCGTTTGGCATTTGAACAAATAACGGGCGAAGACTGGAATTGGTATTGGAATCAATGGTATTTTGGCGCAGGCAATCCTGTATTGGACATTACTTATGCGTATGATTCTGCTGCAAAAACTTCTACTGTAACTATTGAACAAACACAAAAGAACGAACAGATTTTTAAACTACCGATTGATATAGATATTTATCATGGGAAAAATAAAATTCGCCATTCTGTTTGGATGACACAGCAAAAACAATCATATACATTTAATGTAGGCGACAAGCCCGATTTGATTAATGTGGACGGAGATAAAATTTTATTGGCAGAAAAGAATGACCATAAAACTTTGAAGGAGTTCATTAACCAATACAACCTTGCGGGTAATTATGTGGATAGAGAAGAAGCGGTTGCTTACGCAATCAATCATCTGGATGAAGACGGTGCAAAAGATTTTTTAGTCAATACTGCGCTTAATGATAAGTTTCATGGCATTCGTAAAGATGTGTTGCAGGCAGTAAATCCTACGGTTTATTCGGCAGCTGATTTTGAGAAGATTGCCGGCATCGCAAAAAATGACCCGTACAGGCTGGTGCGTGCAGCGGCAATTGATGCGCTCACTTTTTCGAGAGACAGTGCTTACAAGCCCATTTACCTTGCAGGTGTTTATGATTCATCATACAGTGTTGCAGGTTCTTCGTTGCAGGCTTTAGCAACATTGGATAAGGATAAAGCTGTAAGTATGGCTGCTGAACTACAGAAAGATGCGCGTGGCAGATTGGCAAGTGTGGTTCAGCGATTGACCATTTCTACAAAATCCGATGCAGACTTTGATAACCTGTACGACAGTTATACTTCTTTACCATTAGGACAAGAAAAAGTAACACAGACATTTGATATGATTACATATTTAGGCAATCTGCACGATACGGAACATTTCAAAAGATTGACCGATGCAATTATTGAGACGCGAGACAAAGTGGTGCCTTACGTTCCACAATATAAAGACGCCGTGAACAAGCGATTAGAAACGATATTAAGCAATAAAAAAACACAGCTTAATAATGCAGCAAATAAAGATGATGAACAGGCGCAGATTAATTATCTGCAAAGTAGATTATAA
- a CDS encoding MBL fold metallo-hydrolase, translating to MFFCIIVQYSNAQSSFTILPLGVYGGSDESNLSAYLLAPRDSQNYICLDAGTIYDGLKAAHSKGFIKKNEADFFKENIKAYLISHGHLDHVAGMIINSPNDVKKNIYALPFCIDILKTKYFTWTSWANFANEGEQPALKKYTYNYLDTSKETLIENTSLFVKPFLLSHSAPGKSTAFLIRNNDDYFLYFGDTGDDAIEQSNNLKIVWNAVAPLLPAKKLKGISIECSYPDEQNDKQLFGHLKPDLLFKNLKELENLAGKNSLQNFPVIIAHIKPDGDNETLIHEELEKENTLNVKLIFPKQGEKINL from the coding sequence TTGTTTTTTTGCATAATTGTCCAATATTCCAATGCACAAAGTTCGTTTACCATTCTTCCGTTGGGCGTTTACGGCGGCAGCGACGAGAGTAATTTATCCGCTTATCTGCTCGCACCGAGAGATTCGCAAAATTATATTTGCCTGGATGCAGGAACAATATATGATGGCTTGAAAGCTGCACACAGCAAGGGCTTCATCAAAAAGAATGAAGCTGATTTTTTCAAAGAAAACATCAAAGCGTATCTTATTTCCCACGGGCATCTCGACCATGTTGCAGGAATGATTATCAACTCGCCAAATGATGTGAAGAAGAATATTTATGCGTTACCTTTCTGCATCGACATTTTGAAGACAAAATATTTCACATGGACGAGTTGGGCAAATTTTGCCAACGAGGGCGAGCAACCTGCATTGAAAAAATATACCTACAACTATTTAGACACATCCAAAGAAACACTAATTGAAAATACTTCGCTGTTCGTCAAACCATTTTTGTTAAGCCACTCTGCACCGGGAAAAAGTACGGCGTTTTTAATCAGAAACAATGATGATTATTTTCTTTATTTTGGCGACACGGGCGACGATGCCATTGAACAGAGCAATAACTTAAAAATCGTCTGGAATGCAGTTGCACCACTGCTTCCAGCAAAAAAACTAAAAGGAATTTCCATTGAATGTTCTTATCCCGATGAACAAAATGACAAACAATTATTCGGACATCTGAAACCGGATTTATTGTTCAAAAATCTGAAAGAATTAGAAAATTTAGCAGGTAAAAATTCTTTGCAAAATTTCCCTGTCATTATCGCACATATTAAACCTGACGGCGATAATGAAACATTGATTCACGAAGAACTGGAAAAAGAAAATACACTGAACGTGAAACTGATTTTTCCGAAACAGGGAGAAAAAATTAATTTA